One Syngnathoides biaculeatus isolate LvHL_M chromosome 4, ASM1980259v1, whole genome shotgun sequence DNA window includes the following coding sequences:
- the stpg2 gene encoding sperm-tail PG-rich repeat-containing protein 2 isoform X2 gives MYGRAPRVTFLLNSETDATVGPGTYNISSRGHYSVSGGYAPFLTLASRLPLVSESSGTEPGPGSYDTSPVKLNVHGGCSLRNRSKRFEDPVCEGPGPGAYNVLQLPASGSKLRARVNDAVLGSGLAHPPKTLLRRFASQYDVPSIPSPGQACGYEEDTLGVLRKQEPPRRDTTLGPAYYSPLNAEKTNKYKGVHFGNMTARRGQVTKEASPGPGHYYPEIVLETHYENVNMRKEQKGRAELYIPRYHQLLPQQELKKGVPGPGHYDIGGQFEIPSDKKQQVTSSFLSQTERFKIAKEDSPPVGAYDDPRCAIPKAHYATGVRKSPFGVTAERFPPNRIGGSTPGPGSYNVLDMASAQERLKKTFLETNRKGGFGSTAKRSSVFLNKDCVHGPSPAEYQVEKCPEEPYKKQLTAAFRSAAPRLASSVVAKVLDEMPGTWNQRETAVNKVCTTVLLLKGGGQVEVVYIAS, from the exons ATGTATGGGCGTGCTCCAAGAGTCACCTTCCTGCTAAACAGTGAGACCGATGCCACAGTGGGTCCAGGAACCTACAACATAAGTTCAAGAGGACATTACTCCGtctcag GTGGCTATGCTCCCTTTTTGACATTGGCGAGCAGACTACCATTGGTGAGTGAGTCCAGTGGAACTGAACCAGGACCGGGATCCTACGATACGTCGCCTGTTAAG CTAAATGTTCACGGCGGTTGCAGTCTTCGGAACCGTTCCAAGCGTTTCGAGGACCCGGTGTGCGAGGGTCCGGGCCCCGGGGCCTATAACGTTCTCCAGCTACCGGCCTCGGGGAGCAAACTGAGGGCTCGTGTGAATGATGCTGTGCTTGGCAGCGGACTG GCGCACCCACCAAAAACTTTGCTGCGGCGGTTTGCCAGCCAGTACGACGTCCCATCCATTCCATCCCCGGGTCAGGCCTGTGGATATGAGGAGGACACCCTGGGTGTGCTCCGGAAGCAGGAGCCCCCGCGCAGAGACACCACCCTTGGCCCAGCCTACTACAGCCCCTTAAAT GCCGAGAAGACCAACAAGTACAAAGGTGTCCACTTTGGCAATATGACAGCCAGGAGAGGCCAAGTGACCAAGGAAGCAAGTCCAGGGCCTGGTCACTACTACCCTGAGAT TGTTCTAGAAACACACTATGAAAATGTGAACATGCGAAAGGAGCAGAAGGGCAGAGCGGAGCTTTATATTCCTCGATACCACCAACTGCTGCCCCAACAGGAGCTCAAAAAG GGCGTTCCTGGTCCTGGCCACTATGACATCGGAGGACAGTTCGAGATACCAAGTGACAAAAAACAGCAGGTCACATCCTCCTTTCTCTCTCAGACTGAG AGGTTCAAGATTGCCAAGGAAGATTCGCCCCCTGTTGGCGCATATGATGACCCACGCTGCGCCATCCCAAAGGCTCATTATGCAACAGGGGTGCGCAAAAGCCCGTTTGGCGTCACAGCAGAGCGCTTCCCTCCCAACCGCATTGGAGGCTCCACACCGG GTCCCGGCTCCTACAACGTCCTCGACATGGCTTCGGCCCAGGAGAGGTTAAAAAAGACGTTtttagagacaaacaggaaaGGAGGCTTCGGCTCCACTGCTAAACGCAGCAGCGTCTTTCTCAACAAGGACTGCGTACATGGACCCAGCCCAGCCGAGTACCAG GTGGAAAAATGTCCTGAGGAGCCTTACAAAAAGCAGCTCACAGCCGCATTCAGATCAGCCGCACCGCGCCTGGCATCCTCAGTTGTGGCCAAA GTTTTAGACGAGATGCCAGGTACATGGAACCAGCGTGAAACTGCAGTAAATAAAGTTTGCACCACTGTGTTGCTTTTAAAAGGAGGAGGACAAGTCGAAGTGGTTTACATAGCGtcttga